The DNA region CTGATGGAAGTTGTGAAGGATGGCCACAAGAAGGAGGTTAAAGCCTTTGCCGATGAAGTCTTGTCTGGGTGGCTTCCATTCATGGAGCAGGTCGTCTCCAGCCCGCTTCCAGAAGTTGCCAATGCGGATAACCAACCGGAGGAGTGGTACGGCCCAGTTGCGCTCAAGATCCAGGTCCTCAAGACTCTgatcaagatcaagaccgTATTTGGTTCTCTTCTCTTGCCTCAGAGCCCCAAGTTCTTCACGGTAACATGGCAGGAGCTGAAGCGGTTGGGACCTGTGTACGAAGCACTCTACGTTACTAGCGACTCGCAGAGCCGCTTGGAAGACACAGATGGCCTTCCGTATTCGGTCGACGTCCTGGTGTTGGATGAGCTGGACTTCCTTAACCAGTGCATGCGGGCAAGCCCTGTGGCAAAGTCGCTGGAGGCTGAGATTGCCAGTCACGGATCGGTACACAACACGCCTTGGGTTCTTGAACTTATGGAGATCCTCGTCAGGTACGGGCAGGTCAgccaagaggaggagggcctCTGGGAGCTTGATGTTTCTCTCTACCTTGCCGAGGAGACGTCCGTGTCCTCAAACTACACGGCCAGAACCGCCTGCGGTGACCTGCTCATCAAGATGGGTGAGTGGATGGGCGAGGACGCCTTCGTTGGGTTGTATGCGTTTACCAAGACACTCTTCGTGGGAGAGCACCCAAGCTGGCAGAAGCAGGAGGCGGCTCTTTTCCTGttcatctccctcttcaacgATTTTTATGACTGCGAAAAGAACATCCCACTGAACATGTCCCACGCCTGGCTGGAGCTTGTCAACTACGCCATTGGCAGGCAGGACCTGCCCATGTTGCGCGCTAGAGGCTATCTGGTTGCTGGTGCCTTGGCCAGGACATTTGAGCCAGCTCTTGGTTTGCTGGACGCCGTCATCACCGCTATGAACCAGGACGAGTCTGAGCTTGTGCAGGTAGCTTGCGTCAAGGCAGTCGAAGGCTTCATTATCGGTGGCGCTCCCATTGAAGCGCAAGTGCCCATTATCGTCGCTATCCAGCAATTCCTCGAATCCAAGGATATGAGCGATCTTGACGATGCCGAGGATCTTCTTGTCACTCTCCTCGACACGCTTAGGTCAGCGTTCAAGATGGACTACCGTATTGTCCTCTCGCCCGAGAGCAAGGCGCTCGACTTGGTGTTCTTGGTCGTGAAGCATGGTGCTGCCAACCTTCAAGTCGATGGCCTCGTCAACGATATTTTCTACGAGCTTGCCGAGAGGATTCAACAGATCGAAGACCCAGCTCTCTATACCGCCCTTTGCAGCAAGGCTCTGCCCTCTATCACTAGCACCTTTGACGTTGCCAATCTCACTCAGGATGAGCCGCTGGTTACGATTGCGGCCGAGATTCTCGCCGTTCTCCTCAACTTTGGTGTTGAGCCGCTGCCCGCCGGCTTGGTTGCCACGGTTCTTCCCAAGGTCAATCGGTTGCTTATGTCATCTGACGAAGCTGAGGTTCTTAGGCCGGCTGCCGAAGCTGTCAAATACATGCTCCAACACGACCATCAGCAGATGTTTAACTACCAAGACGAAAACGGCCGTTCTGGGTTAGAGGTCTGTCTCCACATTATCGACCGTCTCCTTGGTCAGAACTTGGAGGACAATGCCGCCGCTgaagttggtggtgttgctgctgaacTCGTTGAAAAGGCTGGCCAAGAGAGGCTTGGTCCCTTTTTGCAACAGCTTTTGCAGGCTGTTGCGCAGCGTCTCGACAGCGCTCAGAATGTTGGTCTGATACAGTCTCTGATCCTGGTCTTTGCTCGCCTTTCCGAGGTGGGCGCTCACGATGTTGTGGAGTTCTTGAGCAGCATCAACATAAACGGGCAGAATGGCCTGCAGGTTGTGTTGACCAAGTGGTTGGAGAACTCGGTCAACTTTGTGGGGTATGAGGAGACTGCGAGAAAGTGAGTACATTCTTGAAGACACATCGAAAGACAAATACTGACATGTCACAGCATCATCGCCCTCTCCAAGGTCTACGCCCTCAACGACCCCCGCGTCGCGCAGGTTCAGGTCAGGGGCCAACTCATCATTTCCGAGGGCAACCGCATTAGGACACGATCCCAGACCAAGTTGCGTAagttcaccctccccccctcccccatgtCAGTGATAAAAGCTTACGTAACCAGCAGAGCCTGATCAATACACCATCATCCCTGCCCCGCTCAAgatcctcaagctcctcgtcgACGACCTCGTCACCGCGTCAGGAGCCCAGCCAGCCTCCAAGGTAGCAGCTGCGGCGGCGTCCCAGTTTGCAGACCTCGACTCAGACGACGGGTCCGAGGGCTGGGAGGATGAGACCAACGACTTGGTCAACCTCGGCGCTGCCGTCTCTGCGGGCAACTTTGACTTTGGCGACAAGGTACGCAACGACGAGACGGGTGAGTATCTGAGGGTGTTCTTTGTCAAGGCGGCGCAGGAAAACACGGCGAACTTTCAGCACTGGTTTGAACTTCTtagtgatgaggagaaggggaaacTGAGGGAGCTGGCTCAGTAGGACTTGGCCAGGACGTACAAAGGGAAGGTGCTGCCCTGGAACTCGGAGGCTGATTTGCCCGTGGGGCATTTCAGGCTTATGGGCTACTATCAAGAGGTGCAGGAGGGGAGATTTGGGGATATTTTTagagggatgatgagatgggaaGAGGATAAGAAAATGAGAAAACTGGTTGCGGTCGCGTGAGTGAAAGTGGGAGGGTTGGATGGGTTTATTATGGGGATGTATATGCGTAGGTAACAGCGAtaggtttggggggtggtggggtggtagAAGTTTATGTAGTCGAGGTGTACAAAGCGTTGATTTTATATAAACATGTCATTAAATCACGGCAGGGCCAGAGACAGCTTATTAGCGAAAGAGGATGAGTGTTGTCTGGAATGGGCCACTTGCAAGTTTTGCTTGACATCAAACTAGCTGATTCTTTTTGGTGATTCGTCATGGCCATAAACGACAATGTGTCGTCACTAGCTTCCGACTTGGAGTTCGCCCATCAAAACAATAATATCAGCATCGTTTCTTCGTAATAACATCATAAAGCGTACAACACTGCTACAAAACGCCCTTATCATTCTCTCCCCCTGCACCTCTTCTCAAAAAGTTTATACTCTATCAAATAATatcacccccaaaccccccaaatccccctccaaacccactACCTCCCCTACCACCACCCggtctcccacccccaaacctaGGCTGGCCCCCCGGACCAAGCGGATCCCACCTCGCCCCAGGCGGAACCTGCCCGTCAAAActcccatctccctctcccctcggTCCCTGAAACAACGGATCGTCAAACGTGGGATGCATACCGCCCCCTGCAAACCCTCCGCGCCCACCTGGTCTCCTTAGCCCGCCCGGACCGACAAAGCTGCCTCTGATGGGATCATCCGGTCCCAGGCCGGGAGGGTACAAATCGTTATGTCCCAGCCCTCCGAAATTCCCACCAGGCATGTTGAGGGGACCTCGAGGGGGTCGGTTGACTTCGTATTCGTCTTCAAAGTCAGGTGGCGGGAAGTCACCGGCTGGGATTGGCcttgggggagggttggcgAGCGGGTCAGGGGCAGGGTAAGGGTttggttgggctggtggggggaggtgaggggggtCTTGTGGTCTACGGGGGTTAGGATCAAGACGGGtggctgatgctgctgggtCTTCTTGATAGCCCTCTTTTTGGAGGGATGGTATCAACCTTTGGATGATGGAGATTTTGAGCAAAGAGACGAGGTCGGTTATACGTGCTTCGGAGATGAAGACGTTGGAGAGTTTGGAGTAGAGGTCTGAGCGGTCTTCGTTGCCTTCGGGTGTCATGGTTATGCGGACtgggagggaggcgttggagATGTAATCTTTGGGTGTGATTTCGAAGCGGGCGATGCGTTCGTCTCCGGTGGCCAACCCCCGGACTTCAATCTTGGAGCCGAGGCGGTCGATGCGGATGACGAATTGCATGGAGGATTGGGGGTGGGCGTAGATGAAGCTGTGGGAGCTGGCGGAGGCGTTCCATGGcggggggaggcgaggggcGAGCTTGGCGCACTCGGACTCGATCTTTTGGTCTTCgttgaggccgaggaggcggaaggagaggttggtgaagcAGCTGTGAATGAATAGGGTGATGGCATCgagggaggagctgaggTCGGAGGTGGTGTCGTCTTTGGagtgggtggggagggctTCGACCATGGAGCCTAGCACTGAGGCTGGGCTGAGGGGGTCGGTTGTCATTGTGAAGGTGATGGTGCGACAAATAGAAACTGGACTGATTTGGCGTAATGTGTTTGGATGGTATCGGATGATGTGGATGTAATCAGGTTTAAAGAAGCTTGGTGAAGTAGAAGGCATAAAGAAGGTTCAACGTTCATGCGACCACTTGAAGCTTTGGCGGGGGTGCGGGGACCCTAGCCCCACTGACGTAAGGTGCTGCCTATACTAGCGACTCTCAGCCCTACGGGTGGGGTGTTTTGGAGCTTCCACCAATGACAAATTAGAATCGATTAAAGGGAGCACTCAGGGGCAACTGACATCACTTGGAGACTGTTGTAAGCCGCAAACCAACAAACAGTGCCACTATCATACAACATCAACTTCATTTTCCTATCTTATCACAATCTTTTTGCGTATGTAGCATTCTGATGCATCCACCAAAATGGTACCTCTGCGGTCTCTTGATCGTCTGATCCTGAATTCAAGGTGCTGTTCTCACCAAAGTTTCTCCCTTTCATTCCCCAGAATATCCACCATGGCCATTTCCATGTCCGCTTCACCGCTTCTCTCTATATATGCCCAAGTGGGCAAATTAGCCATCAATGCTCAAGTGTGTAGCAACCAACGCCCACCCAACAACAGGTCGATATTTATTACGAGTATACTAATCTACATTACTCACTAAAATCTATTGTTTTCGACCTCAGCTGTTGATGGTACACGAAAGATTCATGACCACCTGCTCGGCATACATCTATCGATCGACATCATGGCCAGCCGGAACCTCTTCACTATTGTCCTTCTCAACTTTATTTACATCTCCTTCGCTTTTATCTTCGTTATCAAGGTGATAGTTGAGATCAGGGGTAAAAGCGTCCTCCAAGAAGCCATAGTCGTCCAACGATAGCCCCACGATTAGACCTTCTTCGGGACTTACCGAATTTGGGCGGGAGCTTGACGATGAGCAATTTCCAGAACCATCGGTTCCAGAGCTCgagtccttcttcttgctgtcTGCTTTGTCGCTGGCATTCGAACTTTGACCTTTGCTCTTCGGGCTGTCGTTGTAACCATCCGCCggcgcatcatcatcaccgggCATGTTATCGTTATCGTCATCCCAGGGCGACAATTCTCCGTCAGGTTTGTCCGGGAACAGAGCTATCCCGAGGAAGATCAATCTGCGACCGTGGTCATGGACAGCATCCAGAGTGGGCTGGCACCACCCATACTGCCGCTCAAGTGAGTCCTCTGATACTCGTTGATCGATTTGCAGCTTCAGCCGCTCGTCAATGACGATTCTCTTGATGAACACGAGCATGTCATTAATGGTTTTGATAGCCATTGCATCATTCCTTCTTTCCTCGGCCTTTCGTATCTAGTCGATGAACTTGATGATCTCCACGAATATGCAACGCGGGAGGAAAACTGATCGTCATGGCCCGTCGTGATTGCAGGGTATTGCTTGATGTCTTTCAGCCCTGGCAGTGCTGCCTCTCTAAGCTGGCAAGCGAAATATCCGAACTTCATGGCGTCCTTCCCCCTTGTCGCAGTCTGGGTCGCCAACGGGGCGAGGGTAATCCATTGATTTCCAGAACGTTGTGTCGTCCACCTCTTCTGGAAGACAGGGGTTCCCAAACACGGCCTGGTACCGGTCTAGGAAGGGCTTGGCTTTGACCACCTTTTCGGAGACGTCTGGAGGGTAGAGCCTGTGGCGAAAGAAGACGTTTAACAAGGTGACGGCACGATGAGTGCCCGAGAGGTTTTGTAAGGCTGTACCAATCTCAAACATAAACCGGATGATGGTGTGCCAGTTTTCCACGGCCAATGCCTCGACTGGATGTCCAGAGTCAAAGCCCTTGATACTGTCCCGGTTCTCGAAACGCTTCTTTACAGTCTCTAAAAGTTGCCCGCCTTGAGCGTGCTCAAACACCAGGCGTGGAGATATTTTAGCTTGGTGTTCAACCGGTCAGTTGTTCTTCGCGCAACATTGTAATCAGTATCACCCAAGTGCTGGAAGAGGAAATTATGTAAGAAGAGCTCTTGCGCTGGGAACCTTGCATATCTCATGAGCTGCAGCGTATTCCTCGCGCGATTTCCGGTCACGCCGATTTCCGAAAGATAGGTCAGCCTCTGGAAGCAGTCAACTCCCAGTTCGGCCTTTTCCTTGTTCTCAAGGGAAGCACCAGTTTTGACCGATGATTTTGACTACTGTCTTGCCATTGCCAAAATTGAAATCGTCATAGCGATCAAATCGAGGTGCTGAGATCCATGGAACCAGAAAGACCGTCCCCGTGGGAGTGTCGCTGAGCATTTTAGTGCCGCCAAGGTCAAAATCGCTTGCCTGAAACTCGGAGATAAATTCATCTAGGGCAGGATGAGGATAGCTGCCTCGGGGAAGCTTCATCGCAAGCCGCTTCGATTTAACCTGGTGAAATGAGTCCCTGCTGGGTTGGAAAGAAGGTTTGTGAAATGTCAGGTTGAAGTAGGAGTttgctctcctccccctccatccaaCCCCTTTTTCTCACCTTTACTACATGCCGGAGTAGCGAACGTGCTTTGATTCCAAGCGAGGTCTCTAAGATGTAGATTGTATCGGGATCCTGAAGCTTGCACAATTTTGTCTAGGCCTGATCCACGGACCAGGAGGCAGTAGTTCTACATCGACAACACCGTCAGGTCAATGATATCGAAATTGTGTAAATCAAAGATGTATCAGTAGAAATCGCCCAAGCTGTCCAAAACCGGTTCATGTTCTGCCACAGTGTCACTTCGCTGAGCTTCTTTCTCGAGTACACCAACTCAGAGTCGTTCGTGGTAGCACATCATTGCATTACACCAGCTTCCAAGATACCGGCGTTCTTCGGGTGCCTTTGTCCGCAGTCGCAGAGAGCATACTGTCCAGGAAGCGGCTCCCCACACCACCGGTTGGTGACATCCGCGCTGACATAAAAGCCCCGGTTGTGCCTCCCTGGCGTCTGGTAATTATGAATAACCAGGTCCCAGTCTTCCATGCCTTCGAATGGTCCTCCCAGACCCACAGAAGCTAACATGGCGTTCTGAGAGGACTTGTTCTTGATAATGGTTATTTCTTCAGTGTGATAGCCGACGCACTCTATCATGTATCGATAGCCGAGCTGGGTAAAAAGATGCTGTTAGCATACATCAGAAACAAGGTATCGAATACGCTTGCATGAGTGCCACCAATCCTGCCAAAGATCTCGCTTGTTCCCTCCACTACAAGGAAGTCATCTTGCAAGACACGGCGCCGTTCCAAAAAGCGGACCAGGATCCAGAACCTATAAAAACATTACCTTAGCCATGATCTTCAAATGGACGAACAAGGAGAAACTCACCATCTTAAGAACGAGAGCAAAGCTACTTGAATAACAAGGGAATTGTCCACCGCCTGACCTTTTGCTTTCATCTTGTTCTCCCAGCGGCTGAGCTCGTATTGTAGAAGTCTCTTCTCTTTGGGCTTCATTCGGAGGTAAGGGAGTGTTCAGGCTGGAGGTCGGAAAATGATGTTACGTTGCGAACCCATTCTCGGTTGTTTTTTGAGGGCTTGTTCGATGTTGATGTCTCGGAGTAGGGCAGGATCAGGGGAATCCTGGGAGGATTCTGCGGGAGTTGACATGACTGAGGTGGTGCCTAGGGTTGGTGGATTTGTATGGATGATATAGGAGGTTGCGAACAGATAAGGTAGCTTGACAACAAGGATATCTTGGTCTTTTGGTGATGAAGGTAAAGACTTGGCCAAAGAGAATGCTCAAAGAGAACAGGGAGAGATGGCAGATATGGCTTCAGAGCAGAGTGATGCGATGGAAAGGTTGTGATTTGTTTGTTTCAAAGACCTGTTGATAACTGGGCAAGAGAAAAGATTTCGATGGGCCAAGAGGCCTATATTTCTGAATAAATAACCAGCAAACACTGCCCCGGTTCTCCGTGTGGGATTTATGCAATGCGAGGTGCAGTGCCATGATGGGCTTGACGATGTCATCACTTCGACGATGTCATCAGACACACCTTGACGATGTCATCGCTCGCCCCCAGCCCAATCTCGCCGCTGGCTGCCCCGTCTCGCCGTCGGTCCATGCTTCCTGGCAATCTAAGTTCCCGCAGGTTTATTTCAATACattctctctcgctctcacTCAactcttccctcctccccacaacCTCTCCTCTGTCTTTTGAAGCCAACATAAGAAAGACACCATCATCCAAGACAAATTGTCCCAGCTCAAGACTCAAGCACTGTAAGTTATCGAGCTTCTCCCCAATGAAGTTCGTCAACAACTAAACAATTCCTTCGATCAGATCAAAATCAAACAAGATGTCCACCGCCCAGAACGCGACCACCGCGCCGGAGGAGCCCATCCTCTGCACCAAGTGCCCTCACGAGCCGGCGCGGATGGATGTCATGATGTCTCTCTCGCACGACCCTAGCAATCCGCGCGCGTACGTCCACACCGGGCCCAGGGACAATCTTGTTGAGATTAAAGAAGACATCACCAATGGCACCAAAAAAATTGTCACTTTGGTTTTCGAGTTTCCGCTCCGCCCCCATGATCCAGCCTGGATTGAGAAGAGGTGCCGGACCTGGGGAATCAACCGGGAAATCTTCCTAGCCTCGGAGATTGGTGACCCAGTTCGGTAAGGGGTTTTGGGTGAAGGAAGCTTGGGGTTTTATCTTAAAGGGGCTTGGGGCGTTAGGTGAAGGGAACTTGATACTGGGCAGCTAGCTGCCTCTGGGAAATAACATGGGCCACATTTGACAATactgttgatgttgtttttGATTCATTTATCATAGTTGTGTCGCGTCTGATTTCCACAACTAAGGATTCAGCATCGGACTGGGCTATATGTTATGCAATGCATCCTCTCTTTTAACATAAAATGCTTCACTAGGTATCCTCCCACACCCAACGTAGCATTCCGACAAAACATGCAGTGTGACGGGTCTaaaccaaaaaaacaccaGGTAGCCCCGCGACCGCAGATAAGTCGGGAATAGCTTCATGCGGGCATCATGCCCCCTCTTCGACCCCCACCTCGTCTACTCGGCATCATAGCCGAACCCCATTGTCGAGGAGAGAGTGTCGAGGAGAGAGTAGTCCGACACATTGGGTCAGCCGCAGTTGTCATGTCTTGATTCCATGATCTCCTGCAGCTTACATCTGTCagcgcaccaccaccacagcctaTACTTGCCTGGAATATGGAAATATACCCACAACAGGAAAATACTCTTGATGGAGCAATATCATGAACCTGGCCGAAGCTGCATTCCGTCATGCGCCAACTGCCCCAACAGGTGTTGCCAAGTGGGTGCACTAGACATGACCTCCCTTGCCAGATGTCCCATCTGATCCTCTCAATGCATTGTCACAAAAAGCCAGCTGACCCCTCTTCTCAAGATACAATGAACCTTACACCGCTTGATTCATCATCAAAGACGCAAACAACGCGATGGGCCTCAAGACTTCAAAACGGCCGTTCAACATAGCCATCATCGGTGGCGGCATCGCGGGCCTCACCACcgctctcttcctccaccacttcTGCCCCCCAGGCTCAATCGAGATCAACATCTACGAACAAGCAGAACAATACCGCGAAATCGGCGCTGGCATCAACCTCGGCGTCAACGccaccaaactcctccaccaaatcGGCCTAGGCGACAAGATCAACGCTATCGCTGGCTCAAAAGATGGTGTTTTCTTCACCCTTCGACGCTGGGACAACAGCGAGGAGATAACGACCATCTACTCCAATGACTCAGGCAAGATCCGCCAGGCGGCCGTATCACGGGCGGAGTTGCTCCAGGTTCTGCTCGATGCTATCAAGGAGAGAAAAGCAGCGACATTGCACACAAAGAAGAAGTGCCGGTCCGTCACCGTAAGTCCTTTCTCGTTCTCCGTTTTGCCATAGATATCTAACAACGCCTAGAAAACAAAATCCGCGATCAAAATAACCTTCACcgacaccacaaccaccacgtcctccctcctcataGCCGCGGACGGCATCCACTCCCCCATCCGCAATCAATACCTCCCTCACAGTCCCCCTCTCTACTCAGGCAAGATAGTTTACCGTGGCCTGTTGCCGTTCTCTGCCTTGCCTACCCCCTGGCCAATTCAATCCCATCATGTTATGTGGATCGGACCAAACAAGCACCTCTTGGTATACCCCATCTCCCAAGGCGAAACCCAAACGTTAAATTTTGTGGGCTGTATCACCATCCCGGAGGAATCCCTCGGAGACCTGAAAGAGTCCTGGTCCGCCACTTGCCCAAGAGCGGAGTTGGAAAGGGATTTTGGGGATTGCGATGGGATAGTACAGGAACTGATCAGGTTACTACCGGAGGAGGTGTCAAAGTGGAAGATTAACGAccgggaggcggcggagggttgggtgtttgaacaggggagggtggtgctaGTTGGGGATGCGGGACATCCTATGGTTCCGCATCAGAGTGCGGGGGCTGggcaggcggtggaggatgggtttgttgttgggagggCTATGGGTGAGTTTATGAGGCGGGGGGATGGGAAACTGGAAGAGTGGATGGGGGTGTATGAACGGGTGAGGATGCCGAGGGCGAATAAACTGCAGGAGACGAGTCGGGGGGCGGGGTATTTGTATCAGATGCAGGCGGAGAGTATGAAGGGGATGAGCTATGATGAGTCTGTGCCGATTTTGAGAGATACGGTGCAGGAGAGGATGAAGTGgatttgggaggaggagttggagggggtgtttgaggaggagagggggaggttggttggaaaggtggaggtggagggggggaggggaggaggggtttgttTTTGTATGTGATGGCTGGAagggtgctgttgctgttgttggatACGGGGTATGTGTTGTAGGAGGTAGAATGTTGCAAAAATGTGAACTGGAAGGCAATAAATAACCTTTGAAGCTGGGAGACTCGTGCGATTATACAAGGTGCTATAGGATTTGAATGATTGGCTAGGTATGGCTTTTTGAAGGTTGTCATGGAGCGGTTTCGGAGCCACTATATGTGGTCAGAATCTTCCTCGTGTAGTTCGAAACTTGAACCCTTCTGGAACATAGAGTAAGGTATAAGGGACTTGACCGGTCTGGAGGAGACCGTGTACCTACCTAGATATGAAGCCTGCTGATCAAGAGGCGACAACAAGACACAGGAAAGCCTGTGGGGCGTGAGCACAGGCCCACTCACTGCTTCATCTTGCAGTCTGCGCTCCCTTGtttctcacacacacaccaacatcatcactttTGCCACACCTTAGTTGCACCTCACAGCCCGGGACTGCGAACTACCTGAGCGACTTTTTCTGAGGCAAAGAGGCTCAAAAGCATTGTCACCACCGATCCGCAGATCCGCTTGCTCGCTCCAGATGTTCGAATGCTGGCAAGTTTTGAGACACTGCTTGGCAAATGTGGTAAACACGATGCTGATCTCCTCTTATAGTGTATACCAGAACACCTTTCGTCAAGTTCCACAAATTGCCGCCGGCAATAACGCTCTTTTCCTTTGCACTACGGAGTTACTCCTTTTCAAGCTCCTATCTCAACGCTTGGCGGTTTTCGGGAGAACGCGGACAGTGCGTGTTTCGGGACATTGTTTCGTTGTTTCGAATTTCCACGTTTAGCAACCACTCGATGGCACGCGACAACTTGCTGTTTTGGGATATCGGCAATATAAATCGTCTTTTGCTCCCAAGGCGAGACGTGGGGGTTTGCCTTCGGCGACCCCACGGGGCAATGAGGTAGTCTCGGCTGGAGTTACACCAGTTCTACTATCTTGTCGATCGCATCCGGCACAACTTGCCGATCGCGATGTCCGTTTCCAGGGCACAGGGTCGCTTCAACACGAAGCTGAAGCACGGTGATGGGTTTCAGCAGACGCTTCTTTTGAATTCTCGCCAAGGTCTAACTCTGCCAAGCTGCGGCCAAGGCTATCGCCAAGAGGCTCCCGTCGAATAGCATCGGAGAATTCAAGGGTTCAGTCTTGGTGCGGCGTTCAAGCAACGACGATCAGACATCCCTTTAAAGGTCGACTAAGCCTTTTTGGGGTTGTCTTGGAGGTCAtctttttgcttcttggccCCTGTCTCCAGAATAACGATCTGCTCTTGGCTTGCCGGCGATGGATAAGTCGAAGTTGAtatcaatctcctcctcgacccagccattccttcctctcttct from Podospora pseudopauciseta strain CBS 411.78 chromosome 6, whole genome shotgun sequence includes:
- a CDS encoding hypothetical protein (COG:C; EggNog:ENOG503P0TU): MGLKTSKRPFNIAIIGGGIAGLTTALFLHHFCPPGSIEINIYEQAEQYREIGAGINLGVNATKLLHQIGLGDKINAIAGSKDGVFFTLRRWDNSEEITTIYSNDSGKIRQAAVSRAELLQVLLDAIKERKAATLHTKKKCRSVTKTKSAIKITFTDTTTTTSSLLIAADGIHSPIRNQYLPHSPPLYSGKIVYRGLLPFSALPTPWPIQSHHVMWIGPNKHLLVYPISQGETQTLNFVGCITIPEESLGDLKESWSATCPRAELERDFGDCDGIVQELIRLLPEEVSKWKINDREAAEGWVFEQGRVVLVGDAGHPMVPHQSAGAGQAVEDGFVVGRAMGEFMRRGDGKLEEWMGVYERVRMPRANKLQETSRGAGYLYQMQAESMKGMSYDESVPILRDTVQERMKWIWEEELEGVFEEERGRLVGKVEVEGGRGGGVCFCM
- a CDS encoding hypothetical protein (COG:S; EggNog:ENOG503NUWQ) yields the protein MTTDPLSPASVLGSMVEALPTHSKDDTTSDLSSSLDAITLFIHSCFTNLSFRLLGLNEDQKIESECAKLAPRLPPPWNASASSHSFIYAHPQSSMQFVIRIDRLGSKIEVRGLATGDERIARFEITPKDYISNASLPVRITMTPEGNEDRSDLYSKLSNVFISEARITDLVSLLKISIIQRLIPSLQKEGYQEDPAASATRLDPNPRRPQDPPHLPPPAQPNPYPAPDPLANPPPRPIPAGDFPPPDFEDEYEVNRPPRGPLNMPGGNFGGLGHNDLYPPGLGPDDPIRGSFVGPGGLRRPGGRGGFAGGGMHPTFDDPLFQGPRGEGDGSFDGQVPPGARWDPLGPGGQPRFGGGRPGGGRGGSGFGGGFGGFGGDII
- a CDS encoding hypothetical protein (COG:U; COG:Y; BUSCO:EOG09260IU8; EggNog:ENOG503NYWN), with product MDAHLVQVLVDTQKPQEAPRKQAELELRHAQRNPDFPLALTRIGLSQQLAVGIRQASLSALRRFVEKNWQPEGNDPDHVPISDETKEYLKTTILNLAIAPEDEQDERKVKVSASLLISKIAVADFPHNWPNLLPTVLGIMPTGNDAQLHGALRILQDLVEEAITDEQFFSLARDIIRACYEVALNVNRKSQHRALAVAVLRACFDLMEVVKDGHKKEVKAFADEVLSGWLPFMEQVVSSPLPEVANADNQPEEWYGPVALKIQVLKTLIKIKTVFGSLLLPQSPKFFTVTWQELKRLGPVYEALYVTSDSQSRLEDTDGLPYSVDVLVLDELDFLNQCMRASPVAKSLEAEIASHGSVHNTPWVLELMEILVRYGQVSQEEEGLWELDVSLYLAEETSVSSNYTARTACGDLLIKMGEWMGEDAFVGLYAFTKTLFVGEHPSWQKQEAALFLFISLFNDFYDCEKNIPLNMSHAWLELVNYAIGRQDLPMLRARGYLVAGALARTFEPALGLLDAVITAMNQDESELVQVACVKAVEGFIIGGAPIEAQVPIIVAIQQFLESKDMSDLDDAEDLLVTLLDTLRSAFKMDYRIVLSPESKALDLVFLVVKHGAANLQVDGLVNDIFYELAERIQQIEDPALYTALCSKALPSITSTFDVANLTQDEPLVTIAAEILAVLLNFGVEPLPAGLVATVLPKVNRLLMSSDEAEVLRPAAEAVKYMLQHDHQQMFNYQDENGRSGLEVCLHIIDRLLGQNLEDNAAAEVGGVAAELVEKAGQERLGPFLQQLLQAVAQRLDSAQNVGLIQSLILVFARLSEVGAHDVVEFLSSININGQNGLQVVLTKWLENSVNFVGYEETARNIIALSKVYALNDPRVAQVQVRGQLIISEGNRIRTRSQTKLQPDQYTIIPAPLKILKLLVDDLVTASGAQPASKVAAAAASQFADLDSDDGSEGWEDETNDLVNLGAAVSAGNFDFGDKVRNDETGEYLRVFFVKAAQENTANFQHWFELLSDEEKGKLRELAQ